From one Perca flavescens isolate YP-PL-M2 chromosome 19, PFLA_1.0, whole genome shotgun sequence genomic stretch:
- the LOC114545356 gene encoding myelin-oligodendrocyte glycoprotein, whose translation MDVEELGFSVSPSPIILRFTLVVLLLLVRFTAVEGEFHVVSPLQPIVAAPGDDVILPFHVEPLVTVAGLTVEWSRPDRQPDPKDRLSRVEYVHLYRDTREVPDMKIPSYVGRTELFTEGLRHGNISLKIMNVTLADKGRFRCFIPKLNSQIQSSVVQLFVERKSATTETPLQPRSHQTPYPTKEADGKGGLSSQKIVIVVVCVVFLMILVVVVGVIRYSPHCVTKCQKQKGAAGSPGNSRFEPVPLSRAVTG comes from the exons ATGGACGTGGAGGAGCTCGGTTTCAGCGTTTCTCCATCGCCTATAATCTTACGCTTCACTCTCGTCGTCCTGTTGCTGCTTGTCCGATTCACAGCTGTTGAAG GTGAATTTCATGTGGTTAGTCCACTTCAGCCAATCGTGGCTGCTCCGGGTGATGACGTCATCCTGCCGTTCCATGTGGAGCCTCTGGTAACCGTGGCGGGACTGACGGTGGAGTGGTCGAGGCCCGACCGTCAGCCGGACCCCAAAGATCGGCTGAGCCGGGTCGAATATGTGCATCTTTACCGGGACACCCGAGAGGTCCCGGACATGAAGATCCCATCATACGTCGGTCGGACAGAACTGTTCACAGAAGGCCTGAGACACGGCAACATATCGCTCAAGATCATGAACGTGACGCTTGCAGACAAAGGGAGATTCAGATGTTTCATCCCGAAGTTAAACAGCCAAATACAGTCTTCAGTTGTTCAGCTTTTTGTTG aaCGAAAATCTGCTACAACAGAGACGCCTCTGCAACCCAGAAGTCACCAAACTCCTTATCCGACAAAAGAAGCGGATGGTAAAG GTGGTTTGTCCAGTCAGAAGATAGTGATCGTGGTTGTCTGCGTGGTCTTCCTGATGAtcctggttgttgttgttggagtCATAAGATATTCACCACATTGTGTcacaaagtgtcaaaaacaaaaa ggagcagcgGGCAGCCCGGGGAACTCCAGATTTGAGCCAGTGCCTTTATCAAGAGCAGTGACTGGATAA